The Gammaproteobacteria bacterium DNA window GCTCCTGCCATTTTTTCCATGTGATGATATTTTGATAAGCATCCGCTCCCAGAATTAAACAAAGGGGGTGAAGAGGAAAATCCTCACGAAGAGAGATAAGGCTGTCAATCATATAGGAAGGACTTTTACGTCGAATCTCACGTTCATCTAATGATAACGACGACGATTCCAGTGCTAATTTTATCATTGCAACACGATCGTTAACGATGCTCTCAGGTTCAGGACGATGTACTGGAAGGTAGCAAGGCATAAATTTAATGGTGTTGACGGATGTAGCGTCTATTATCGACGCTGCTATTTGCAGATGACCATTGTGGATCGGATCAAACGTTCCTCCCAAAATACCAAGTGGGTCAGCTATTTTATTCGTCATAGGCACATTCGCTCGGGCGAGGAAGTTATGAGTGATAGTTGTTGGTGTCCCCCTAAACCTAATGCTAGGGTTTCAAGTGCACTCCACACATTCCCTGCCGTCACCCCTTTAATAATATGGTCAATTCTTTCGGCCTGTAAGAGTAATGTATGTAGTGATTTAGGCGTATGTAGGGAGATCATTTTTTTTACGGACGGTTGTCTTTTTTCCCAAATTTGATGTTTTTTCACCAATGTTGCCCAAGGAGATTTATTTTTTAAATCGCCTATAATGGCGCTGAGACTCCGTATTTCTCGGGAGAGGGCCCATAATAGCAGGGTGGGTTCGACAGCCTCAGCTTTTAATTTGCGGATAGAACGGAGGATGCGGGAAGCATTTCCTTGTTCAATAATATCAATGCAACTAAAGATATCAAATCGTGCATTATCTGTAGTTGCATTTATGAGATCTTCTAATTTAATCGCGCCTTCAAAAATTAATTTTAATTTTTCTATTTCTTGTGCCAGGGCGAGTAAGTTTCCTTCGGTTTGATCTACTAAAAATTGCAGGCCTGCTTGATCACAATTTAGATTGTTTGCACGTAAACGATGTAATGCCCATTGCTTAAACTGTGCACTGTCAAGGGGCCATATGGTAACGATCGCCCCTATTTTATTGATGGCTTCCGCCCACCCAGAGCGTTGTGTTGCACTCTCTAATTTATCAGTAGTGATTAGTAAAATTTTATTAGGATCATGGTTTTCTAAAAACTGAGTAAAAAGTTTGCTTCCGGCAGCATTGGGTTTTTGATTTAACTTTATTTCGGTACACACTTTGTCGCTAAATAAAGAATAGGTATTGTTTGATTCTACGAACATTGACCAATCAAAATCTTTATTGACTTCATAACGTTGCACCTCTGAAAATCCCTGACTTTTTGCTTTACTGCGGATAAGCTCTCTAGCTTCTTGCACCAGAAAAAGCTCATTGCCCGTTATTAGGTAAACGGGCAATAAGTTGCTTTTTAAATGCATAGGCAATTGTTGATAGGAAAATTTCATATTCTATTCACATCGTTTTTTAATGGGTAGCAGCACAAAAAAGGCTTGGCGAATTCAATATATTAATGATCATGTGGGCCGCCTCCATCTGCATTTCTTGTTGCAATATCGCTAATTGATTGGTTGCTTCTAAGGCCGTCCCTGCATTCACAATCAGGGATTTACTGGTGAGCACACATTTTTGTGGAATCAACACGCAA harbors:
- the nadD gene encoding nicotinate-nucleotide adenylyltransferase, with the translated sequence MTNKIADPLGILGGTFDPIHNGHLQIAASIIDATSVNTIKFMPCYLPVHRPEPESIVNDRVAMIKLALESSSLSLDEREIRRKSPSYMIDSLISLREDFPLHPLCLILGADAYQNIITWKKWQELLEYAHLIIINRPHFPFKLHPHPLLAKHETQNPNDIRTHLAGSILFLAIPPCPISATSIRQKIKNNEDITALVPRKVADYIHQHDLYRND
- the holA gene encoding DNA polymerase III subunit delta; its protein translation is MKFSYQQLPMHLKSNLLPVYLITGNELFLVQEARELIRSKAKSQGFSEVQRYEVNKDFDWSMFVESNNTYSLFSDKVCTEIKLNQKPNAAGSKLFTQFLENHDPNKILLITTDKLESATQRSGWAEAINKIGAIVTIWPLDSAQFKQWALHRLRANNLNCDQAGLQFLVDQTEGNLLALAQEIEKLKLIFEGAIKLEDLINATTDNARFDIFSCIDIIEQGNASRILRSIRKLKAEAVEPTLLLWALSREIRSLSAIIGDLKNKSPWATLVKKHQIWEKRQPSVKKMISLHTPKSLHTLLLQAERIDHIIKGVTAGNVWSALETLALGLGGHQQLSLITSSPERMCL